In a single window of the Paramisgurnus dabryanus chromosome 23, PD_genome_1.1, whole genome shotgun sequence genome:
- the foxb1a gene encoding forkhead box protein B1a codes for MPRPGRNTYSDQKPPYSYISLTAMAIQSCPEKMLPLSEIYKFIMDRFPYYRENTQRWQNSLRHNLSFNDCFIKIPRRPDQPGKGSFWALHPSCGDMFENGSFLRRRKRFKVMISDHLAPSKPSDAAHYLQQQAKLRLSALAATGTHLPQMSSYNLGVTQPSTFKHPFAIENIIAREYKVPGGLAFSTMQSMSAGYPLHNQLTTAWPHMYSTSVIDSAAPISMASGEYSAYGVPIKSLCHGGQTLPAIPVPIKPTPASVPGLSALPHHIPAFLSNSPQSLSPTSPQTATSQSSPATPSETLTGPSTLQSVAVH; via the coding sequence ATGCCCAGACCCGGGAGAAACACCTATAGCGATCAGAAACCTCCATATTCTTACATTTCTCTCACCGCCATGGCTATTCAGAGCTGTCCGGAGAAGATGCTTCCACTAAGCGAAATTTACAAGTTTATTATGGACCGCTTTCCGTACTACCGAGAGAACACCCAACGCTGGCAAAACTCCCTGCGCCACAACCTGTCCTTCAACGACTGCTTTATCAAAATCCCCCGCCGCCCGGACCAGCCGGGCAAGGGCAGCTTCTGGGCTCTCCACCCCAGCTGCGGCGACATGTTTGAGAACGGAAGTTTCCTGAGACGCCGCAAACGCTTCAAAGTCATGATATCCGACCACCTGGCACCCAGCAAGCCATCGGACGCTGCCCACTATCTCCAGCAGCAAGCCAAGCTCAGGCTCAGCGCCCTGGCAGCGACGGGCACCCATCTCCCCCAGATGTCCAGCTACAACTTAGGAGTGACCCAGCCGTCCACGTTCAAGCATCCCTTCGCAATCGAGAACATCATCGCCCGAGAGTACAAAGTGCCAGGGGGACTGGCCTTCTCCACCATGCAGTCCATGTCCGCCGGGTATCCTCTGCACAACCAGCTGACCACGGCTTGGCCACATATGTACAGTACAAGTGTGATCGACAGCGCGGCCCCCATCTCCATGGCCAGCGGTGAATACAGTGCATACGGCGTACCCATCAAGTCTCTGTGCCACGGGGGACAAACCTTACCGGCGATCCCTGTCCCGATCAAACCGACCCCGGCGTCGGTGCCCGGCCTGTCGGCTTTGCCTCACCACATCCCTGCTTTCCTATCGAACTCTCCTCAGTCTCTGAGCCCGACGTCACCGCAGACAGCGACCAGCCAAAGCAGTCCTGCCACCCCGAGCGAGACCCTGACGGGTCCCTCAACACTCCAATCGGTCGCTGTGCATTGA